CGTCAAGTAAATGAAGGATGAACATGCGTCATATCTTTGTTGCATGTGACCAAGGCCTCATAAGTGTTTGCTGTGTTTACAAAATTCTTCTGAGTCTTTCCTGGGATGGTCTGGCAGCGTCTACTCTAACGGATTTTAGTTCCAGTGTCTTGAAGGAAGGTTGTCACAGATTCATCTGATTATAAATACCACCGTCAAACACATATGATCTTCCTGCGGCCGTCAAGACAATTCCCATCATACTATCTACTCAGTACTCGAGGACCATTACCGATAACCACACCCTTCTCAACACTTCCCTCTATCATCATGGAACCCTACAACAACAGCCCGTTCTGGGACATCGGCGTAGATGACCTCGCAAGCTACTGGAATGGTGGCCAAGACAAGACGTACGACCACCAAGACAACGGCAACGACAGCGACAGTGAGTTCAGCAGCAACTTCGGAGACAACATCGACTCGTGTCAGAAGAATAAGTGGTATGAAGTCCGGCTTGAGCATGACTCTAGAAGAATTCTGGCTCAATATCAAGACGATGACTCAGACGACGAGCCCGAAGGCGGCCAGTACGAGGATAACGAGGATGGCGACTGTCGAGGCTGCTGTGGTGACGAAGGGTGCCACTGTCAGTGTTGTGATCCAGACGACATGGAAGGTTGCCAATGCTGTGGGAGAAAGAGTTGTCATTGCCAGTGTTgcgatggggatgatgacgacgatgactaCGAGGATAGGTAGCTTCGGGGGTGCTGGTAGGGTAGCGGCTTCATGCATTAAGTAGGAGGAGAAACAACCATCATTTCTTGCAAACAAGTTCTGGCTCAGAACAGGAGCTGATGTTCGCCCATGTCAAAAGTTGAACTCGGCGAGTAATGATCAGGTGACATAGTATAGTCAaaaccttcctcttccatttAATCCAATATCTCGCTTTTCAAGGATAGATGTTCCTGAGTGTTTACCCCGCCTATGGCAATGACATGCAGTTGCCATTTGTCTTCCAGACTGCCCCTCCCTATCATCAGTCGTGCCTTTCTGTGCTTCTGTTTGCTTGCTACCCAATGAGTGACGTGATCATACGTCGCCCATCATCCAGATCGCAGTAGATTTTACCATTCCCATACTCCTCAGCTCTCGTCCACGTCGCAACCACAGGATACAACACTCTGAAGACAGAAGCGACACAATGAGCGCACCCGCCGCCCCAAATGACAACAAAACTGAAAAGCCCGAGCGCGAACATGTCTACGCCGTCACCATACCCAGTCTTCAGTGGAAACGCGGCGAGGTAATCCCCACAGCCTTTGTCAATGGCACCCCGCAACTCCAAGCCAAGGTGAAGCAACACGCACAAGAACTCGAAAAGCACGCCAATTTTCGCTTTAAGTTCCGGCCTTCTGAGCATGGCCCCGCCAGGATTACCATCGCCATGGATCCCCAGTTAGGCTCCTACTCAAAACTTGACACCCAGTCTCCCGTCGCTGCCTACAACAATCCCGACAATCCCACCATGAACTTGCGTATCGACGAGACAACACCAGATGACGAGATTCGAAGAACCTGCATGCACGAGCTTCTTCACGCAATCGGGTTTGACCATGAGCACCAGTCACCAGTCGCCAACATTGAGTGGGATGAAGATGCTGTGTACGAGGAAATGGCCAAGAGCGGTTGGACACGTGAGAAGACTCAACAAGCGCAACGTGCAGCACTCAAGATTCGACCCCGATTCAATTATGATGTACCCGATCCAAGAGAACCGGACAAGGAACGGGTTTTCCAACACTCGGAACACCATGCTTTTTGAGACTGACAAGTCTTTTGCCCGTGAAGTGTACCCGTTCGATGACCTGCCGCCTCATGGCTTGCAGTGCGTAGGGAAATGTTCCTCCCCTGGGGCCTACGTCGAACAACATTCTCCGCAACCTGTTGCCGGTCATGATCAAATGTATGCCCGGCCGGACCAGTCTCCGTCAAGCACAGGATGCATCAACGGAGACGGTGCCGACTCAGGGGCGTATGAATATCAGAGCATCCTGCAAGGAAATAAGTCGGAAGAGGATGTCGGAGACACGGTGCGCTATGACACGACTGGGTACTTTGAGGAGGTTATATCTGTCGCAGAGTCAGAACGGTAGCTTTtagaggatgaggttggtaATGGAGGACATAGTGTTGAGAGCCTTAACTACAATGCCGAGTGTGTGTATATCtgtaacgtacattataagcgagtgcaccatataagcgagtgcaccacttTTTAAGCGACGCACTAtccttccacccaacatcGACTTTTTCTACACAACCCAATATGCCTtctactttaaaggaagccAGGGTGATCTTAgccctcgaagctcttgaaaaaaataaaaatcttAGCCTCCGAGCCGCAGGAAAGATCTATAACGTCTACTATACGACTCTCTTACGACGacgcgctggccggcctgcacgacgcaATACCACGCCcaaatcgaagaagcttacttAATCCGAAGAGGATACTATTGTTTAATACATCATTAAGCTAtatacgcgagcttttccactaAGATTACGTGGTGTAGAAGATATGGCTAACCAACtactacgcgtacgcgacgcgccccctATTAGCAAGCTCTAGGCacataacttcgttaaacgctagccacagctccgtacgcgttttacgcgtaaataCAATTACCAGAGGGCTAAGTGCGAAGATTTAAAGGTTATTACCGAGTGGTTTACGCTTATACGGAATactaaggccaagtacggtattataaataacgatatctataacttcgacgagactgggtttataataggtattattTTTGCGGGTATAGTAGTTACGACCTCGGACGGCTTTAGTAAGGCAAAACTAGCCTAGCCTAATaaccgcgaatgggcaacggtaatcCAGAAAGTTAATACTCTTGGTTAAGCTATCCTtccctttattattttagccGTATAGTATTACCTTACTAATTAGTATACCGAATGCAATTTACCGTCCACCTAGCGTATTGTAATTACCGATAATAGATAGACTACCAATCCGGTAAGCCTAGATTAGATTAAGTACTttaactattatatagcgtcccgtataaaaggtaaataccggttattaatcctcgatggccacgaaagctactactcgaccgaattcgagcgctactACTAGCAAAACAATATTATTACACTCTATAtacctccacactcctcctACCTCCTCTAGCCACTCGATATTAACTACTTTAGGCTACTAAAACAGACGTACGGTCGCTAGATCGAagacttaatatatatatatattaactatataagtaagctcgagttcctctatacCTTCCGCGAGACCTTCTTCGTCTCTATAAtagagaagaatatatagggtaGCTTTACGGGCGCTAGCtttataccgtacgatccagagaaggTGCTTTCTAAGCTGGATGTAAAGCTTTATACGCTAACACCTCCAAACttacggcccggcactgTATAACCTTGGGTCTCCTAGACACtacacaaccctcgagaagccaatttATAATCAACGCTTATCAAGACTCGCATTACTAACtatcaaaatagctccccaACTTCAATGCTAGCTacggtagaccagcttactaagggtacaacggctataatgcaccaggtggctctccttcgtgcagaggtctcttcgctccgtaaaGCTAATGAGGCACTAagcaagcgccggagagctaaaaaaacacgtgtaaggcttggagggtcacttactatacaagaggcacaggatctattggatcagaaggccgtggataaggagggagtgcaagaaacgcagccggatagtagtaatgcagggggctcgtacgaaggttcagtgctgtagtgtgtgcggcaagcctggccataatgcgcgcacttgccaggaagctgcagatgcctcagattcagctgtttctgatgtaattatagttaattccttgtgctgatgtggtgtaattgaggatagtattcgtagggtggtggaaagtggtgcactcgcttatatggtgcactcgcttataatgtacgttaccCTTTATTGGGTGAAGGCTACCGATACGTAGTAATAGCGACCTTATAAAAAACTATTAAGGGATAAATATAGGCCGACTAATAATActaattaaaaataatatctAGAACCTAGTTATGTTTTTTATTCGTTTATACTGTTATCATATTAATAAAGGTAAAGCAATAACAGCTTTTACTAATGAATTTATAATGTATTTAAAGAATGAATATCAGTATATCGCAATTCATAGATTTTAAAACTTATGTAATAATTGTTTTACCTGTCGGACCAAATATTTCCCAAGCTGTAGGGCGAGTTCTTGGGTCAGAACACTTTCATCCGTCCAATAGACCCGGAGCAATGGTTCACTTATGATCATTCACGCGATATCACGAAACCCACAGAGGAGCATAAGTGAATCCGCGCAGATATTCACCAGCGTGATAATCCCTGCAAAAAGCCACTATCAAGAAGTATATAAATACCAATTCCTCCAACCAGTCTTTCCACCCACTCTATCGCGATCACCACTCCCCACCAAGATACCAATCAACCTCATACATCGCATCACTTCCGAGTTAACCAGCCTCATCCCTTAACCGCAACATCGCCATCAAGATGCCCACCTCAACCAAGACAAAGACCAAGATCAGGTGCAAGTGCCACTGCGCCTGCACAGCCGAGAGCAGCAAAGACTTTGGGCCGTACTGCTTCCAGTGCGTCAAGGAGCACGCAGCCAACGTCATCGATAACCGGCTAGCCGGCAGCAGGaacgaaaagaagaacaTGGGAACCCACAAAGCTCCCAGTACCGACACGGTCTCTGTTATTCCGACGAGTTTCCCCGAGTCATCAAGACAACAGGCGCGCGATCATTTTTTTCAAGAAGTCCCCTAAGGAGGATGAGTATGAACGAGgccggaagaagagggaggatggggttttAGTGCCGAATAATTGCTCGGCTATGTAGGGGGACTTGTAAGTACATTGTTACAAGGGAGGGGGTATTCTGTTGCTGACGCTGGGGGTGTAGGTTATGGCGGCGGGCCGTGGTGGCAATGGTGATCAAGGAGCGAGATGTATGGGGGGAGGCAAGACACTGGCTACACACGAGGGGGGGATGATAATCGGAGGGGATTTCGGTATACAGGGCATAGtcaggaggggggaagggtctGAGCATTAGTCGTCTGGACATTCCTTTTCATCGAGAGAGATCGACACAATGAACAAAGAGAAATCCCCACTGGAGCCACTTGTTCATTATGTCATGGTTGCCGTCTATGCAAACATGAACCTGATGATTTGACTTGCTGTGCAACCGTTAGTTATCCGCCTTGGTTTGACGACGAAACACACCTCTCAGTCAATGTTTGCAGTTAATATGAAGTGCAGCGGCCTCGCATTTCGATGGGCCTGGAAAAGATGCTGAGAAGCAATATGTTGGCAGGGTAACAGCAAGCGGTTAGCATCTCGAAGGCGGGCCACAGTAATTAGGTGGCAGTGAACCACATAGACAACATATTAGCTTGTATATCTGTAAACACCATCCTACTCAACCCCCTGAAATTCTAACAGAGCTGCAAACCTAGAAGTTCCATAAAAAGGaagaccaaaagaaaaaggtacGTCCAGATATAGGACGTGCAAGGCTTCATGGGAGCCATGCAGCATTGGACTTGTATACATTTGAAGTATGAGAAAAATCGTCACCTGCAGGATTCGAACCTACGCTCCCGAAGGAACAGCCTTAGCAGGGCTGCGTGTTAACCACTCCACCAAAGTGACCTAATGCTTTGTTGATATATTGCATGTTTGGGAATAGCTCTCAAGACGGCCAGCAGAGAACAGGCAGAGCTAAAGTAGCTGCGCGGCCCAGCGCCAAATTAAAAACTTTTGGCCTAATATCTATCATGTCATCAGTCGAATCGTGAGATTGTGGGTGTTGTCGAGCTGCATGAATAGCTAGTTTCACATCACATGATGGCAAAGGCGGCGAAAAGCAGTCAAGATACCATAATATGTCCTTCTATTCAGAAGCAAAGTATGTACGACGAAGAATATCCAAATGGTATATCTGCAACCCCCCTCAGCTTCACACCCCTCCCTTATTCCCCATCACACCAATCcacctctcaccaccccGCATTTAGCAGCGGACGGGAGCAGGGCCAGGGTTGGTATAAGAGGTAGGTGTAGGCCAGTAAAGCTGGAACAGAATGCCAGGGTCGGTAGCCTTGTAAGCACCGGGGAAGGACACCAGCTGGCCGGTGTTGAGGGTGCCAGAGCCGCCCGTGACGGAGATCTGGGCGCAGGAGAGGTAGAGCTGGGCACCACCGACGCTACCGGCCGAGTGGAGAGCGATATGCTCAACACGGAGGAGGTACTCGCCGTTGGCGATGCAGCTGGGGATCTGGACCGAGACCTCGGTCTTGCCTGTTGGGTGAAAACAACCAGGTTAGTACCTTGTCTTTAACTGAGTTGCTGGCATCGAATAACTTACCATCGCTGGGCCACTTGATGGAACCTGTGCCGAGGCCGGAAGGACCATCCTGGTAGATCTTGAACCAGACAGCGCCCTTGCCGTCGAAGGTCTTGGCCGTCTTGCCGGCGGGGACCTTGGCCATGTAGAAGTGAAGAGGGCCGGGGTGGCCGACGGAGGAGCCGACCTGGAAGGTGACGGTGGAGCCGGCGGTgacggcgagggtgttgggggcaCCGACGCCAGGGTCACGCTCGTAGCAGGTCATGAGGGGGGAGTTGACATCGGTGACCGGGCCGTTGGAGTAGTGGTTCTGAGTGATACGGACGGTGTCCCATTGGGGCTGGGCAACACCGTTGTACTTGGTACCAGGGAAGGTGTAGTGGGCTTGAGCGCCAGCAGCGGCGAGGACcgcgagggtggtggaagcctTCATCTTGACGGTGGGGAATGAACCGTGAGTGAGATGAGAAATGTGATCGGCGGATGGCGGACCAAAAAATTCAGGAGATCGTCAGGGCGGTCGAGGCAGACCTTTATAGTTGGACGATCTCCCGGGTTGAGCCATGGCCATGCTCCCGCCCTGTCGATGATCGAGTCCAGAATCTCAGCCGACAGTCACATCAACCGGGTCAATGGAATATCCAGCCGATGGAGGACGTGAATTGTGGAGCAGGTAGCAGTGGGTGGCAGACATGTGGAGAGCTGTCGAATATTCTGATGTGTGAAGCGAATCCATCGACCAGTCAGCCGGCGGCTAATAGATTGAAGTGAAATGGCGAGGGGCTGCGGGTTGACGTTGTGAACCCGGTTTTGGGATGGCACTGTGAGCCTGGGCCGTGGTGTTGCGGAGGTTGTAGTCATGCGTCTGGTAATTGCGCAATGCCGTTCTTGCTTGAATCGAGtgccggaggagaagattgtCAAGGGGGGCCATCAGCGTTACATGCGGCTTCTTCTCCCGAAACCTCTTACCCGTTCGGGCAACCCAACGACGAAACGGCTTGGCGATGGTATGCCAGTTTCCAAGCGGAACAAATGAGATTGGAGGATTTTCCCAGTTCTCGACACTGTTTCGGTACCAGGCCTTCCATGATTCCCATTCCGGGCCCTAGTCCGATGTCGATCGCCGACTACGCTGGCCGACACTACAGGCGCGGTACCGGCGACGTTGCGACGGTATATCGGGCAGACGGTGACTTGGCGGGCTGCCAGTCCTTGACCTGACAGACATAAGCCGGCTATCTCCCCGATAGATGCGGCTGGCGGTAGCTGCGCTGATCTCCTGCACGAATCCAAGCTTGATCCATCCTCGCGTGGTAGATATGTGTGGCTTGTAAGAGGATATTCAGGCTCCCGAGACAGAGCATTCGACGCCAAGTTCTAGCCGCCCAGTTCCAACGTTGCGCGGGCCTGTCATCCGATTGTCTCGCTCCCAAGAGTTTCAAAGTTCCCAAGCTGGAAGGTcttggaggttggcggtgttgATCTGATGTCGATTCGTGAAGGCTAGGTATGTCGATCGAGATGCAAGTGGCCGCGCCATTGCAACCTGCGACGAGCTGGAGGCCGGGCGTTGGCAATATTTCGGGTTCTGGTTTCGAGTAGATGGGTACTAGCacgcgaggaagaaggataaTCCTCGGGGTGTTTTGATGTTCACAAAGCAACATCAGAGTCTAGCAGAGATGGCGGAGTTGAAAGCTCTTCCACCCTGGTGTCCCGTGTTGCCAACTGTGCCAGCCCCACATCGTGACTGCTGTCACTGGCAGTGAACCTGTGGCTTTGCACCATCCGGCTGACCCCCTCACACTGTCTGGGAGATGTCCTCCTTCTCAGTATTCTTGTTGCTGATCGTCAGCGCTGCGGGTGAATCTCGATAGCCACGGTCCTACTTACCCACACATCCCATCGTCGTTAGCCATCAGCCGCGCTCAAGTGTCACTCAACAATCAGCAACGAATTCGGAAGACAACAAATAAAATATTCGATTGAAGCTACAATGACCACCtctcccaacaacccccttaTGGATTTCCAGGCGACCCAACATCCAAGTTGGCATCGAAAGT
The sequence above is a segment of the Podospora pseudoanserina strain CBS 124.78 chromosome 5, whole genome shotgun sequence genome. Coding sequences within it:
- a CDS encoding hypothetical protein (EggNog:ENOG503NXSE; COG:O; MEROPS:MER0156574) codes for the protein MSAPAAPNDNKTEKPEREHVYAVTIPSLQWKRGEVIPTAFVNGTPQLQAKVKQHAQELEKHANFRFKFRPSEHGPARITIAMDPQLGSYSKLDTQSPVAAYNNPDNPTMNLRIDETTPDDEIRRTCMHELLHAIGFDHEHQSPVANIEWDEDAVYEEMAKSGWTREKTQQAQRAALKIRPRFNYDVPDPREPDKERVFQHSEHHAF
- a CDS encoding hypothetical protein (CAZy:AA9; COG:G; EggNog:ENOG503P2DG), translating into MKASTTLAVLAAAGAQAHYTFPGTKYNGVAQPQWDTVRITQNHYSNGPVTDVNSPLMTCYERDPGVGAPNTLAVTAGSTVTFQVGSSVGHPGPLHFYMAKVPAGKTAKTFDGKGAVWFKIYQDGPSGLGTGSIKWPSDGKTEVSVQIPSCIANGEYLLRVEHIALHSAGSVGGAQLYLSCAQISVTGGSGTLNTGQLVSFPGAYKATDPGILFQLYWPTPTSYTNPGPAPVRC